The following are from one region of the Alicyclobacillus fastidiosus genome:
- a CDS encoding 4-carboxy-4-hydroxy-2-oxoadipate aldolase/oxaloacetate decarboxylase: protein MSSVIVRNVERANEADVRALSAFGSATIHEAMERTGLMNPYLRPIYDCASVCGTAVTVSCHPGDNLMIHAAIEVCQKGDVLVVTVTSPSTDGMFGELLGESARAHGTLGLVIDAGVRDTAELTEMGFPVWAKAISAKGTVKATPGSVNVPVVCAGCVVNPGDIVVGDRDGVVVVPKADAARVVQAAQARTEREARVRERLAQGELGLDIYHLREKLQALGVKYL from the coding sequence GTGAGCTCTGTGATCGTGCGAAACGTGGAGCGTGCCAACGAGGCAGACGTTCGGGCCCTAAGCGCTTTTGGGAGCGCAACGATTCACGAAGCCATGGAGCGCACTGGGCTTATGAATCCATACCTTCGTCCCATCTACGACTGTGCATCAGTTTGCGGGACGGCGGTGACAGTGTCCTGCCATCCTGGCGATAATCTAATGATTCATGCTGCCATCGAGGTATGCCAAAAAGGTGATGTTCTCGTCGTGACCGTGACGTCGCCATCGACCGATGGGATGTTCGGGGAGCTGCTGGGGGAGTCAGCACGAGCGCACGGAACCCTGGGGTTGGTGATTGATGCCGGGGTGCGCGACACGGCAGAGTTGACGGAGATGGGCTTCCCGGTCTGGGCCAAGGCTATTTCTGCTAAGGGGACCGTCAAGGCTACACCAGGTTCTGTCAATGTTCCCGTCGTCTGTGCGGGTTGCGTCGTAAATCCCGGGGATATTGTCGTCGGGGACAGAGACGGCGTCGTCGTCGTACCCAAAGCGGATGCCGCGCGCGTGGTGCAAGCTGCGCAGGCGCGAACGGAACGGGAGGCGAGGGTGAGAGAACGACTGGCTCAGGGAGAACTTGGGTTGGATATCTACCACCTGCGGGAGAAGTTGCAGGCGTTAGGTGTAAAGTACCTCTGA
- a CDS encoding PIG-L family deacetylase: MTNNPKGTITVVSAHSADFVWRAGGAIALYHDLGYQVRVLCLSYGERGESARLWKQGRTLDEIKAIRRFEAEQAAEILGAQVRFFDAGDYPLETTKELQDEIVQEFREHRPEFILTHSLTDPYNADHPRTTEFVLECRILAQAHGYPSDFPVIGAPPVFLYEPHQPEQCNFQVDVLLNITPVFERKRKAMECMAAQEHLWAYYTDVAKRRGVQAGRNSGGSIQYGEAYQRVYPYVGEVLV; encoded by the coding sequence ATGACGAACAACCCAAAAGGAACGATCACTGTAGTGAGCGCCCATTCTGCGGATTTTGTCTGGAGAGCTGGCGGTGCTATAGCCCTGTATCACGATCTCGGCTATCAGGTTCGCGTACTGTGTTTGTCCTACGGGGAACGAGGGGAATCCGCTCGCCTCTGGAAACAAGGTAGGACGTTGGACGAAATCAAAGCCATTCGACGGTTCGAGGCTGAACAGGCCGCAGAAATTCTCGGGGCACAAGTCCGGTTCTTCGATGCAGGGGACTATCCATTGGAGACGACGAAGGAGTTGCAAGACGAAATCGTACAAGAATTTCGCGAGCATCGTCCCGAGTTCATCCTCACGCATTCATTGACCGATCCGTACAATGCAGACCATCCTCGGACGACGGAATTCGTGCTTGAGTGCAGGATCCTCGCGCAGGCGCACGGATATCCTTCCGATTTTCCGGTGATTGGTGCGCCACCGGTATTTCTATACGAACCCCATCAACCTGAGCAATGTAATTTTCAGGTTGATGTCCTGCTGAACATTACCCCTGTGTTTGAGCGCAAGCGCAAGGCGATGGAGTGCATGGCGGCGCAGGAGCATCTGTGGGCGTATTACACGGACGTCGCGAAGCGACGCGGCGTTCAGGCAGGTCGCAACTCCGGCGGATCGATTCAATACGGCGAGGCATATCAACGCGTCTATCCATATGTCGGGGAGGTATTGGTGTGA
- a CDS encoding alpha/beta fold hydrolase, whose translation MGLSSVQERQTTLSHGVTHYLEAGEGEPLILLHGVGFWTGGDYWLANIVELSRHFHVFSPDFVGWGNGDRLRVEYSFAYLVDFVREFQDTLGISSAHIVGHSMGGWVAALLAYESPQRVRTLTLVGSGGMSTRTLSTMTKFQPPTREDILAHATKTLHAELPIAELVDTWYRRTLLAGAVESYQLILNHMNNSVHRARYHLGRRLQHIQCPTLVVWGAEDQTNPVSLGQEMHALLPNSQMVVIPGGHDCASENPEQFNQQVIQFIRTHARSSMEMDV comes from the coding sequence GTGGGACTTTCTTCAGTTCAGGAACGCCAAACCACGCTTAGTCATGGCGTGACTCACTATTTAGAGGCAGGAGAGGGAGAACCTCTTATCTTGCTTCACGGCGTCGGGTTCTGGACGGGCGGGGATTATTGGCTCGCCAATATCGTCGAACTCAGCCGACACTTTCATGTATTTTCTCCTGACTTCGTTGGATGGGGGAATGGTGATCGACTGCGTGTCGAGTACTCGTTTGCTTACCTTGTGGACTTTGTTCGGGAGTTTCAGGATACGCTCGGGATTTCCTCCGCCCACATTGTCGGCCACTCGATGGGCGGTTGGGTGGCGGCGCTTCTGGCCTATGAAAGTCCACAGCGGGTGCGCACGTTGACCTTAGTAGGCAGCGGTGGCATGTCGACGCGTACGTTGTCGACCATGACCAAGTTTCAACCTCCAACCCGGGAGGACATTTTGGCTCACGCAACCAAGACCTTACACGCGGAGCTTCCTATCGCAGAGCTGGTAGACACTTGGTATCGACGAACCTTGCTGGCAGGCGCAGTGGAATCCTATCAGCTGATTTTGAACCATATGAACAACTCGGTGCATCGTGCAAGATATCATTTGGGCCGCAGACTGCAACACATCCAATGTCCGACGCTCGTGGTCTGGGGCGCAGAGGATCAGACGAACCCTGTGAGCCTCGGCCAAGAGATGCACGCATTGCTTCCCAATTCACAAATGGTCGTAATCCCGGGCGGGCACGATTGTGCGAGCGAAAACCCTGAACAGTTTAATCAGCAGGTCATTCAATTCATTCGGACCCATGCACGCAGTTCGATGGAAATGGACGTTTAG
- a CDS encoding RidA family protein, with translation MNRRKSLEIEGVTHGKTPIPQGAKIGPFVFSSAIAGVDPSTGTIPEDPRQQVQLVFQHVRRFMEGAGGTPEDIGRMTVYLENEELRNLVNEEWVKMFPDPQSRPARHSTVTHLRNGAVVQVEMIAVVPE, from the coding sequence TTGAATCGTCGCAAGAGTCTGGAAATCGAAGGCGTTACGCACGGAAAGACACCTATTCCACAAGGGGCGAAAATAGGGCCTTTTGTATTCTCCTCTGCTATTGCCGGAGTCGATCCATCCACAGGAACGATCCCGGAGGATCCTAGGCAGCAGGTTCAACTTGTTTTCCAACACGTTCGCCGATTTATGGAGGGCGCGGGTGGCACCCCGGAAGACATCGGTAGAATGACCGTATATCTCGAGAACGAGGAACTGCGCAACTTGGTGAATGAAGAATGGGTGAAGATGTTTCCTGATCCACAAAGTCGGCCGGCAAGACATTCTACGGTGACGCACTTACGTAATGGGGCAGTGGTGCAAGTTGAAATGATTGCCGTAGTGCCGGAGTAA
- a CDS encoding VanZ family protein: MRALLELSSLTFRLVPHPDWSAFFTLDFQLGNPQWVITKLGHFSGFAIMDLLFLNCLKRGKLAVACSVVFAIGTEILQVPFGRDGRLYDVGIDTLGILCAGTLVALDQAMTKRK, encoded by the coding sequence ATGCGGGCGTTGCTCGAGCTGTCATCGCTCACTTTTCGGCTTGTGCCGCACCCTGACTGGTCTGCATTCTTCACCTTGGACTTTCAGCTGGGCAATCCGCAGTGGGTGATCACCAAACTCGGCCATTTTTCCGGGTTCGCGATCATGGATTTATTGTTCCTGAATTGTTTAAAACGAGGCAAGTTGGCCGTTGCTTGTTCCGTTGTGTTCGCGATTGGTACAGAGATCCTGCAGGTGCCATTCGGTAGGGATGGAAGACTCTACGATGTGGGTATCGATACGCTTGGTATCTTATGCGCCGGAACGCTCGTAGCGTTGGACCAGGCAATGACGAAGAGGAAATGA
- a CDS encoding signal peptidase I: MQYSADSVELLRLRIRQQGWIEIPSSGTSMYPLITEGNLCRFHPAIPGQIKEGDIILFSTAQGRLLGHRVFKMSRQNGQFEYLCKGDTNRFPDDPVTETQIVGRLFIVRKRWCSLRTDGFIGRFWTKLMVLFPTGGLWIRWCLNRRSTLLTKIRGSMRHFP; the protein is encoded by the coding sequence ATGCAATACAGTGCTGATTCTGTAGAATTACTCAGATTACGCATCCGTCAACAGGGGTGGATCGAAATTCCATCCAGTGGGACGAGTATGTATCCGTTGATCACGGAAGGGAATTTGTGTAGATTTCACCCTGCTATTCCAGGTCAAATCAAAGAGGGAGATATCATACTCTTTTCGACCGCTCAGGGGCGTTTGCTCGGTCATCGAGTCTTCAAAATGAGTCGACAGAATGGGCAGTTTGAGTATCTCTGTAAGGGGGACACAAATCGATTCCCGGACGATCCCGTCACAGAGACACAGATCGTCGGGAGGCTGTTCATCGTCCGCAAGCGGTGGTGCTCGTTGCGTACAGATGGGTTCATCGGGCGTTTTTGGACGAAGCTGATGGTCCTGTTTCCGACAGGCGGGTTGTGGATTCGCTGGTGTTTGAATCGCAGATCCACGTTGCTTACAAAAATTCGTGGATCGATGCGCCACTTCCCTTGA
- a CDS encoding ABC transporter ATP-binding protein, with protein MLRLLPYVVRHWTVYLPLLCLMVVEAFTGIFFAWFLKNSTEAAIHHETATLEWTLAAGMGFIVLTAAVSYLTTYLGAKAISLVKRDLKTDLFNHILRLPTEHYTKYHSGDLVSRLTHDVGNISGAVGESLLNLIRLVLISGFSLIYIFTMNRVLAVSCLLFGPVAVAIGSAFSKAMRKNNSSLYHYLGQVNSFLNEAFAGHLVVRAFTLESVFAKRFLDDSHRVSSLEVKSAQYMGTLRAGSSAVGAAALLFSVGLGTIYVSKGYITVGALMAFVSLVQQVVQPIRGVSGQLGNFQRSLAASERLWKIFAEPVELDRLHEYRGSMDVREGLVTRGLTFSYDGVAKALLNVTMRAPVGQKIAIVGQSGAGKSTLFKLLLGLYKPSSGQIWIDGKAVDQMAVDELRSYIAYVPQETILFGGTVRENLLLGRPDASEVEMIAAATDANAHDFILALPKGYDTDIGELGVRLSGGQRQRLAIARAMLRNAPILLLDEATSAMDAETELFVKEALERLVHKRTTLVIAHRLSTVRDADMIVVLKQGQVVEQGKHDDLLARGGEYSRLYRLQFQNRGTARKSIDDAV; from the coding sequence ATGCTGAGGTTGCTGCCGTATGTCGTTCGCCATTGGACAGTCTACCTCCCGCTCTTGTGCTTAATGGTCGTCGAAGCGTTCACAGGCATTTTCTTTGCGTGGTTTTTGAAGAATAGCACGGAGGCCGCTATCCACCATGAGACCGCGACACTGGAGTGGACACTGGCTGCTGGAATGGGCTTTATCGTGCTCACAGCGGCCGTGAGTTATCTAACAACATACCTCGGGGCCAAGGCGATCAGCCTGGTCAAACGCGATTTAAAAACAGACCTATTCAATCACATCTTGCGTTTGCCAACCGAGCACTACACGAAGTATCACTCAGGTGACTTGGTGTCGCGGTTGACCCACGATGTAGGCAATATCAGCGGGGCAGTTGGGGAGAGCCTGCTCAATTTGATTCGCTTGGTGCTGATCTCGGGCTTTTCCCTGATTTACATATTTACGATGAATCGAGTCCTGGCCGTCTCCTGTTTGCTGTTCGGGCCCGTTGCAGTCGCGATTGGATCCGCCTTTAGCAAGGCTATGCGCAAAAACAACAGTTCACTCTATCACTACCTCGGCCAAGTAAATAGCTTTCTCAACGAGGCGTTTGCGGGGCATTTGGTCGTGCGGGCCTTCACGTTGGAAAGCGTCTTTGCCAAGCGGTTTTTGGACGATAGCCACCGCGTATCTTCATTGGAAGTAAAGTCCGCCCAATACATGGGGACTTTGCGAGCCGGATCGAGTGCTGTGGGTGCGGCCGCACTTCTATTCAGTGTCGGGCTTGGAACCATTTACGTGTCAAAAGGTTATATCACAGTTGGCGCGTTGATGGCATTCGTGTCACTCGTTCAGCAGGTGGTACAACCGATTCGCGGCGTTTCCGGGCAATTGGGCAATTTTCAACGTTCGCTTGCGGCGTCGGAACGCTTGTGGAAGATATTTGCGGAGCCCGTTGAACTGGATCGGCTACACGAGTACCGAGGGAGCATGGATGTGCGGGAGGGACTTGTGACACGCGGCCTCACGTTCAGTTACGACGGCGTTGCGAAGGCCTTGCTCAACGTCACCATGCGCGCTCCAGTGGGGCAGAAAATCGCTATTGTTGGTCAAAGTGGCGCCGGAAAAAGCACCTTGTTCAAGTTGCTGTTGGGATTGTACAAACCGAGCTCGGGGCAAATATGGATCGATGGCAAGGCAGTCGATCAGATGGCCGTTGACGAGCTGCGGAGCTACATTGCGTACGTGCCGCAAGAGACCATCCTATTTGGAGGAACTGTACGCGAGAATCTATTACTTGGTCGACCGGATGCGAGTGAGGTGGAGATGATCGCGGCAGCCACCGATGCAAACGCACACGATTTTATCCTGGCTCTGCCGAAAGGCTATGACACGGACATCGGCGAGCTCGGTGTGAGGCTCTCAGGAGGGCAGCGACAGAGGTTGGCCATCGCCCGCGCTATGCTGAGAAATGCGCCAATTCTCCTGCTCGACGAAGCGACCTCGGCGATGGATGCGGAAACTGAACTGTTTGTCAAAGAGGCATTAGAACGACTGGTCCACAAGAGAACGACCTTGGTGATCGCCCACCGTCTATCCACAGTGCGCGATGCGGATATGATCGTGGTTCTCAAACAGGGGCAGGTTGTGGAACAAGGGAAGCACGATGATTTATTAGCGAGGGGAGGTGAGTATTCACGTCTCTACCGCCTTCAATTTCAAAATCGGGGCACTGCTCGCAAGTCGATAGATGACGCTGTATGA
- a CDS encoding PqqD family protein: MADQFKISPHLEVVEADDEWIVLNASNYTITKLNKSGGQILSLLKNPASLRGMVDHLRDQYANVDQHTESEISAFLQELLEIGLVEPVNS; the protein is encoded by the coding sequence TTGGCTGACCAGTTTAAGATCTCCCCGCATTTAGAAGTCGTTGAAGCGGATGATGAATGGATCGTCCTGAATGCGAGCAATTATACGATTACCAAGTTGAACAAGTCTGGCGGACAAATCTTGTCGCTGTTAAAGAACCCGGCGTCGTTGCGTGGAATGGTCGATCACTTGCGTGACCAGTATGCCAACGTGGACCAACATACCGAATCCGAAATTTCTGCGTTTCTTCAGGAATTGCTGGAGATCGGGCTGGTCGAACCGGTAAACAGTTGA
- a CDS encoding nucleotidyltransferase family protein yields the protein MIADLMKSLYHLRTPPIAGSAFFEGCIEEIETYSIAAQVYQLLRDTDTLDRVPEFFRNYVSRKHEKTMFQNLYIKHQQEVIFDALERADIGVIPLKGILFAERYFGHWSARGSSDIDLLVAKEDVDRTIECLRSLGYSGPARYNPIHFHCVLWKETNHREMPLNVEVHWGLVKERDSRMNVKDLWKHSVPVHEYQCIRELSVQNAFYAICLHGANHRMDSYKYVLDIVQMVHRRGQDIDYPKLFTQAGDDGTARRIAAVLAYVYQQFPHLHQIKPLDARKWSLIPPGAIFSSWPILLLDRWSDRFRLLYDVVVPAREVALWHLKDDSNVTASNVYIRFYLRRMLRPVRKLVGGRGGRDQSAWSTTESGQNNG from the coding sequence ATGATTGCCGACTTGATGAAGAGTTTATATCACCTTCGGACTCCTCCGATCGCGGGCTCTGCATTCTTCGAAGGCTGCATCGAGGAAATCGAGACATATTCGATTGCAGCACAAGTCTACCAACTGCTCCGAGATACTGACACGCTGGATCGTGTACCGGAGTTTTTCCGAAACTATGTGTCCCGAAAACACGAGAAGACGATGTTCCAAAATCTCTACATCAAGCATCAACAGGAAGTTATCTTCGATGCCCTGGAACGCGCGGATATCGGGGTCATTCCCTTAAAGGGCATCTTGTTCGCCGAACGCTACTTTGGACACTGGTCGGCAAGAGGTTCATCGGACATCGATCTTCTTGTCGCGAAGGAAGACGTCGATCGAACGATCGAATGCCTGCGATCCCTCGGGTATAGCGGACCGGCACGTTACAATCCAATTCACTTCCACTGCGTTCTTTGGAAGGAGACCAATCATCGAGAAATGCCATTGAACGTGGAAGTTCATTGGGGGCTGGTCAAAGAACGCGACTCACGCATGAACGTCAAGGACTTATGGAAGCATTCTGTGCCCGTTCACGAATACCAGTGTATTCGCGAACTGTCGGTGCAAAATGCCTTCTATGCCATCTGTCTGCACGGTGCGAATCATCGAATGGATTCATATAAGTACGTACTCGACATCGTTCAGATGGTCCATCGGCGTGGTCAGGACATTGACTATCCGAAACTTTTTACACAGGCAGGCGACGACGGTACGGCAAGGCGGATAGCTGCCGTTTTAGCTTACGTGTACCAACAGTTTCCGCACCTTCACCAGATCAAGCCGCTAGATGCTAGGAAGTGGTCCTTGATCCCGCCCGGTGCCATCTTTTCAAGCTGGCCGATCCTCTTACTCGATCGTTGGAGCGATCGCTTTCGCCTGCTCTACGACGTTGTCGTGCCCGCGCGAGAAGTGGCCCTATGGCATCTGAAGGATGACTCGAACGTCACAGCTTCCAACGTGTATATCCGGTTTTACCTGAGGCGGATGCTCAGGCCCGTACGCAAACTCGTGGGCGGGCGCGGCGGCAGAGACCAATCGGCCTGGTCGACCACGGAAAGTGGGCAAAACAACGGTTAA
- a CDS encoding sugar phosphate nucleotidyltransferase, with product MRVVLLSGGSGKRLWPMSNEARSKQFLKVLHDRDGNRVSMLQRIWEQLGQVGLQTSAYLCASKAQRDTIENQIGRVPFIEEPSRKDTFPAIALSVLYLADVEGCTDEEVVAVLPVDHDVDEQYFRFVQQLDVRLDESGADLLLMGVTPSAPVSKFGYIRIAEAYAPQSSMYKVHSFTEKPTKEVAESLIANGALWNCGVFCFRIGFLKRALAALGYPENYQELVMLYPLLPKRSFDYEVVEQTSNIAVATFTGKWADMGTWGTLSEKIREEFVGLGTSVDCDNTHVINEFGIPVVTMGLKDAIVVATPDGILAADKECASEIKNVIDHYSTRPMFEERRWGTYRVLDYQKLTDGTEVLSKHIELHAGKNISYQKHAKRSEVWTVVQGRGEVVLDSRVIQVESGDVIHIHPEQWHAIRSLGAQKLVFIEVQFGSELSEEDIARRYVDWAHILNHLGILVG from the coding sequence GTGAGAGTTGTCTTACTGTCCGGTGGATCAGGGAAGCGGCTGTGGCCAATGTCAAACGAGGCGAGATCGAAACAATTTCTGAAGGTCCTCCACGATAGAGATGGGAACCGGGTTTCTATGTTGCAGCGCATCTGGGAACAGTTGGGTCAAGTAGGATTGCAAACGAGCGCGTACCTATGTGCTTCCAAGGCACAGAGAGATACGATTGAGAATCAGATTGGCCGTGTCCCATTCATCGAGGAGCCCTCGCGCAAAGACACATTTCCAGCTATTGCGCTTTCCGTTTTGTATTTGGCCGATGTCGAAGGCTGCACAGATGAGGAAGTGGTCGCGGTTCTCCCAGTCGATCACGACGTCGATGAACAATACTTTCGCTTCGTTCAACAGTTGGACGTGCGATTGGACGAGTCTGGGGCCGATTTACTGTTGATGGGTGTAACGCCGTCTGCTCCCGTTTCCAAGTTTGGGTACATTCGAATCGCGGAAGCGTATGCACCTCAAAGTTCCATGTACAAGGTGCACTCATTTACGGAGAAGCCGACCAAAGAGGTGGCAGAATCTCTCATTGCGAATGGCGCGTTATGGAACTGCGGCGTGTTTTGCTTCCGCATCGGATTTCTCAAGCGGGCTTTGGCTGCATTGGGTTACCCTGAGAACTATCAAGAATTGGTCATGCTTTATCCGCTGTTGCCCAAGCGAAGCTTTGATTACGAGGTAGTGGAACAAACGTCGAACATCGCCGTCGCCACCTTTACTGGAAAGTGGGCCGACATGGGGACTTGGGGTACTTTGTCGGAAAAGATTCGCGAGGAGTTCGTCGGTCTCGGAACGTCGGTCGACTGCGACAATACCCACGTCATTAACGAGTTTGGGATACCGGTTGTCACCATGGGGCTGAAAGATGCCATTGTCGTGGCCACGCCTGATGGCATTTTAGCAGCCGACAAAGAGTGTGCTTCTGAGATCAAAAACGTCATCGATCACTACTCAACCCGGCCAATGTTTGAGGAACGTCGATGGGGCACCTATCGAGTGCTGGACTATCAAAAGCTAACGGATGGCACGGAAGTGCTCAGTAAACACATCGAATTGCATGCTGGGAAGAATATCAGCTATCAGAAGCACGCGAAGCGAAGCGAGGTTTGGACGGTTGTACAAGGGCGCGGGGAAGTCGTGTTGGATTCGCGCGTGATTCAAGTCGAATCAGGTGATGTCATCCACATTCACCCTGAGCAGTGGCACGCCATCCGCAGTCTGGGAGCGCAAAAGCTGGTCTTTATCGAAGTACAGTTTGGTTCTGAGCTTTCCGAAGAAGACATCGCACGCAGGTACGTGGACTGGGCGCACATCCTCAATCATCTAGGCATTCTCGTAGGTTAG
- the galU gene encoding UTP--glucose-1-phosphate uridylyltransferase GalU, producing MDHIRKVVIPAAGLGTRFLPATKAMPKEMLPLVDKPTIQYIVEEAVASGIEDIIIVTGKGKRAIEDHFDRSVELEELLTHKGKQTQLNELGDIVNLANIHYIRQKVPLGLGHAVWCARRFIGDEPFAVLLGDDIVQGERPGLRQLIDVYETYGKSVVGVKRVPKEHVSRYGIVDVDSLGPRLSRVKSLVEKPWPALAPSTLAIIGRYVLTPDIFDYLASGHIGAGGEIQLTDALEYVNSLQGMLAYEIDGRRYDVGEKLGFIEATLELALGRSDLQSDVRNLMKRLLLEEEVTVG from the coding sequence ATGGACCACATACGCAAAGTCGTGATTCCGGCAGCAGGGCTGGGAACGCGCTTTTTGCCTGCAACTAAAGCAATGCCAAAGGAAATGCTGCCACTGGTCGACAAGCCGACGATTCAGTACATCGTCGAGGAAGCGGTCGCCTCGGGTATCGAGGATATCATCATCGTAACAGGTAAGGGTAAGCGAGCCATCGAGGATCATTTTGACCGCTCCGTGGAACTGGAAGAGCTGTTGACTCACAAAGGGAAGCAAACGCAGCTCAATGAGTTGGGCGACATCGTCAACTTAGCGAATATTCACTACATTCGTCAAAAGGTTCCACTTGGCTTGGGGCACGCGGTTTGGTGTGCGAGACGGTTCATCGGCGATGAGCCGTTTGCAGTTCTTCTTGGGGACGACATCGTTCAGGGAGAGCGGCCAGGGTTGCGCCAGTTGATCGATGTGTACGAAACGTACGGCAAATCGGTCGTCGGCGTCAAGCGTGTACCGAAAGAACACGTGTCGCGCTATGGGATTGTCGACGTGGATTCGCTTGGGCCGCGGCTGTCCCGCGTGAAGAGCCTAGTGGAAAAGCCCTGGCCGGCGCTCGCACCATCTACGTTAGCGATCATCGGACGATACGTTTTAACGCCGGATATTTTCGACTATTTGGCAAGTGGTCACATAGGGGCGGGCGGCGAGATTCAACTCACCGATGCGCTGGAGTACGTGAATTCGCTACAGGGGATGTTGGCGTATGAAATTGACGGACGGCGCTACGACGTGGGTGAAAAACTCGGATTTATTGAGGCTACACTCGAGTTGGCGCTAGGTCGATCGGATTTACAATCGGACGTTCGAAACCTCATGAAAAGGCTGCTGTTGGAGGAAGAAGTAACGGTTGGATAG